One genomic window of Fusarium fujikuroi IMI 58289 draft genome, chromosome FFUJ_chr01 includes the following:
- a CDS encoding probable UGA2-succinate semialdehyde dehydrogenase → MALLQRLAAPSRGALRQSPVISLMLTRRASNVAPPKLKDPSLLKQDVCYVNGEWVKAGSGKTFEVHDPSTGKLIGTCPEFNSKDTQLAISAAADAFPSFRTKTGRERSKLLRAWYDQMAANAEDIAKIITWENGKPIADAKGETTYAANFLEWFSEEAPRVYGDTIPSSVPGNRVWTIKEPVGVCGLITPWNFPAAMITRKIGPALAAGCTVVAKSPAETPFTSLALAELAHRAGIPKGVVNVVTSHENTPELGELLTSDPTIRKVSFTGSTGVGKLLMKQSSGTLKKLSMELGGNAPFIVFDDADVDAAVAGAIASKFRSSGQTCVCANRIYVQRGIYDEFVSKFTEKVKSFSVGNGFDQGVTHGPLIHDRAIEKVEAHVKDAEKKGGKITIGGKRLNDLGSNFYAPTVIRDMTPEMDMASQETFGPVAGLFPFETEDEVVKMANNTEVGLAGYFFSRDIERVHRIAESLEVGMVGVNTGIISDAAAPFGGVKESGFGREGSLYGIGEYQITKMITYGGMGKPLQS, encoded by the exons AtggctcttctccaacgATTGGCCGCTCCATCGCGAGGAGCTCTGCGACAATCTCCAGTCATCTCATTGATGCTCACAAGGAGAGCTTCCAATGTCGCTCCCCCAAAG CTCAAAGATCCATCACTTCTCAAGCAGGATGTTTGTTATGTCAATGGTGAATGGGTCAAGGCCGGTTCCGGCAAGACATTCGAAGTCCATG ATCCCTCCACTGGCAAACTCATCGGAACGTGCCCCGAATTCAACTCCAAAGATACCCAATTAGCCATCAGCGCTGCTGCAGATGCGTTCCCTTCATTCCGCACCAAGACGGGCCGTGAGCGCTCAAAGCTACTGCGCGCTTGGTATGATCAAATGGCCGCCAATGCTGAGGATATCGCAAAGATTATTACCTGGGAGAATGGAAAGCCCATCGCCGATGCCAAGGGTGAGACAACATATGCTGCAAACTTTCTCGAGTGGTTCAGTGAGGAAGCACCACGAGTATATGGTGACACAATTCCAAGCTCGGTTCCTGGAAACCGTGTTTGGACTATCAAAGAGCCCGTTGGAGTCTGCGGTCTCATCACACC ATGGAACTTCCCTGCCGCCATGATCACACGAAAAATCGgaccagccttggcagcaggTTGCACGGTCGTCGCAAAGTCCCCTGCCGAAACACCATTTACTTCACTCGCCTTGGCCGAATTGGCTCACCGCGCAGGCATCCCCAAGGGTGTCGTTAATGTCGTGACCTCGCACGAAAACACGCCCGAGCTCGGCGAGCTTCTCACATCTGACCCTACTATCCGCAAGGTCTCCTTCACGGGATCCACTGGTGttggcaagcttctcatGAAGCAGTCCTCTGGTACTCTGAAGAAGCTATCCATGGAGCTTGGTGGCAACGCCCCTTTCATTGTCTTTGATGACGCTGATGTGGATGCCGCTGTGGCTGGAGCTATCGCATCCAAGTTCCGGTCTTCGGGGCAGACCTGTGTCTGCGCCAACCGAATTTATGTCCAGCGCGGAATCTACGATGAGTTTGTGTCCAAGTTTaccgagaaggtcaagtCTTTCAGTGTAGGCAACGGGTTTGACCAGGGCGTTACACATGGACCACTGATCCACGATCGAGCTattgagaaggttgaggctcATGTTaaggatgctgagaagaagggcgGAAAGATCACCATCGGAGGCAAGCGACTCAACGATCTTGGCTCCAACTTCTATGCACCCACTGTCATCCGTGACATGACCCCTGAGATGGACATGGCCTCACAAGAGACCTTTGGACCCGTCGCTGGTCTCTTCCCCTTCGAGACGGAGGACGAAGttgtcaagatggccaaTAACACCGAAGTCGGCCTTGCAGGCTATTTCTTCTCCCGAGATATTGAGCGTGTGCACCGCATTGCCGAGTCTCTTGAGGTTGGTATGGTTGGAGTCAACACTGGTATCATTTCCGACGCTGCTGCGCCGTTCGGTGGTGTCAAAGAGAGTGGGTTCGGTCGTGAGGGCTCACTGTATGGAATCGGAGAGTATCAGATTACAAAGATGATCACATATGGAGGCATGGGCAAGCCGCTTCAGTCATAG